The Phyllobacterium zundukense DNA segment ACGGCGGCTGCGAGGCTTTCCGCAAAGGAGGAAACTTGCTGATTGAAACCGAACGCCTTTATATGCGCCCCGTGCACGCCTCCGATGCCACTGCATTGTACCACCTGCACAGCGATCCGCTGGTCGTACGGCTGACGTCGAATGGAAGTGCGCTGTCGCGAACACAATCCGATGAACGGCTGGACCTCTATTTGCGCGAGTGGCGGGAGTATCATTTCGGCTTTTTTATCGTCTATGAAAAACAGTTGAGCGGCGACCTTGGTTTTGCCGGTCGCTGCGGGCTGCGCAATCTTGATGGCAATAGTGTCGAACTCGGATACTGCTTCAACACGCGGGCCTCGGGGAGGGGGCTGGCAACCGAGGCCGCCACCCAGATTACTCATTTTGCTTTTTCACACTGCAAGCTGGAAAAACTGGTTGGCTTGGTTCGACCTTCCAATGCGCAATCCTCACGGGTTCTGCAAAAGCTCGGTTTCGTTTACACGGCCCTGAGCATTCAGCGCGGCGTTGAGTACCGCCGCTACGAACTCCACCACAAGGGAAGGCCAGGTGAGATATTTGCCTAATGCGACGGAAATCTGTCGCGTCGAAACGCCTGGGTCATGACAGTCAGATCTGTGATATCGTGCTCAGGCCAAAACCGGGCGTTGCGATAGACGAGCGATCCCTTGGTGTAATAGCCAACGCCAGGACTGCGAACGAGCAGGGGGATGGCAAGTCCGGCAAAATTCAACTTGAAATGATAGCCGGATTTCACAACGATAAAGTCCTGCGAGCCGATATCGACGCCTTGACTGGTGAAGACCGCCGGATCGTGACTGAAGGCGGGTTTCGTTGTGATGACCACATGCAGGCGCTCGTCAACAAGAATGGTGGCGGTAGGGCCCAACGCGCTTGGTTCACCCCCTTGAAACGGGCCAGCAAGGACAAAATCTCCGTCACTGAGGTGAATGACCCTTCCCCTGACTGACAAAGGTTGGAAATGCGGAGTAATCTTGCCTCCGATTTGAAGCGAAACCGGTTGATCGATGCCCGCTTCGAACGCGACCTTGACGGATTCGGGATCGGTAACAGGGATTGCACCCCGCAGTCCATCCGCTCTTTGTAACGAAGCCTGAAGGATGGCTGTGCTGTCGCCTGGAGCCCCTGCAAGGACACGATCCCCCATATCGGCCAGAACCAACGGACGTTGATCACGCCTTGCTGCCACCCTCGATAAAGCTTCGTCGATGGAAACCAGATCGTCCTTAAAGCGGTCGCGCTCACGCCAGAACGCTTGCGCAAGCGGCGTGGCCACCTCACCGCTCAAGCTGTTGTCATTTGTGAGTACCACGGCAGCCTGACCGATATCGGTGTCGTCGGCATAGCGGAAGACGTTGAAAAGCGAGATATCCCAAATAGCATCGTCCACGTCGGAGAGCCGTCTTGCTTCTTCGTGGAT contains these protein-coding regions:
- a CDS encoding GNAT family N-acetyltransferase, with product MLIETERLYMRPVHASDATALYHLHSDPLVVRLTSNGSALSRTQSDERLDLYLREWREYHFGFFIVYEKQLSGDLGFAGRCGLRNLDGNSVELGYCFNTRASGRGLATEAATQITHFAFSHCKLEKLVGLVRPSNAQSSRVLQKLGFVYTALSIQRGVEYRRYELHHKGRPGEIFA
- a CDS encoding M81 family metallopeptidase, with the protein product MSILVARLWHESNGFNPKVTMGGDFQILKDEALLKTAASSGSTLSGMIAQLQLRNARVIASISAIAAPGGPVDHAFYEKIKARLIADAVLHKPDAIALELHGAMATTQLDDAEGDLLTSLRASVGSRTPIGIGLDLHAHVTPAMLEAVDICIACKENPHSDVVECGHKVADCLLAVLEGNLRPVMTMAKVPMILPGAAETASGPLFEIHEEARRLSDVDDAIWDISLFNVFRYADDTDIGQAAVVLTNDNSLSGEVATPLAQAFWRERDRFKDDLVSIDEALSRVAARRDQRPLVLADMGDRVLAGAPGDSTAILQASLQRADGLRGAIPVTDPESVKVAFEAGIDQPVSLQIGGKITPHFQPLSVRGRVIHLSDGDFVLAGPFQGGEPSALGPTATILVDERLHVVITTKPAFSHDPAVFTSQGVDIGSQDFIVVKSGYHFKLNFAGLAIPLLVRSPGVGYYTKGSLVYRNARFWPEHDITDLTVMTQAFRRDRFPSH